The following coding sequences are from one Fibrobacter sp. window:
- a CDS encoding TIGR04133 family radical SAM/SPASM protein, translated as MKLGLKKRLALEFYRLYRHNEIKTHPLTYFFWECTLRCNLHCLHCGSDCLKDAIPDMPREDFMAVLDHLAPHIDPKHFMVVITGGEPLMRQDLVECGQEIKKRGYPWGMVSNALAMTPQKFVDLLNAGLRSLTISLDGLHDSHNHFRGSPNSFDNAIRAINMAAHTPGLTFDTMTCVNKQNLPELPEIRDMLVKMGVKRWRIATVFPKGRAKDNPLFQLTNKEFKQVFDFIRETKRMGVINVNYGCEGFLGSYEKEARNYPFFCRAGVNVGSVLANGDISACPSLRGDYIQGNIYKDDIWDVWQNKYQIMRDRKWTRLGDCKTCKYWRYCEGSSLHLRDEKTKELAYCHVKRLEDAGA; from the coding sequence TCTTCTGGGAATGTACCCTGCGCTGCAACCTGCACTGTCTGCACTGCGGTAGCGACTGTCTGAAGGACGCCATTCCCGACATGCCTCGTGAAGATTTCATGGCGGTACTTGACCACCTGGCCCCCCACATCGACCCCAAGCATTTTATGGTGGTCATTACCGGCGGCGAACCGCTGATGCGCCAGGACCTGGTGGAATGCGGTCAGGAAATCAAGAAACGAGGTTACCCCTGGGGCATGGTCAGCAACGCTCTCGCCATGACTCCCCAGAAGTTCGTGGACTTGCTGAACGCAGGCCTTCGTTCCTTGACTATCAGCCTTGACGGTCTCCACGACAGCCACAACCACTTCCGCGGCAGTCCCAACAGTTTCGACAACGCCATCCGTGCCATCAATATGGCAGCCCACACGCCGGGCCTTACCTTTGACACCATGACCTGCGTCAATAAGCAGAACCTGCCAGAGCTTCCGGAAATCCGCGACATGCTGGTAAAAATGGGTGTCAAGCGCTGGCGTATCGCCACCGTCTTCCCCAAGGGCCGAGCCAAGGACAACCCGCTTTTCCAACTGACCAACAAGGAATTTAAGCAGGTCTTTGACTTCATCCGCGAAACCAAGAGGATGGGCGTCATCAATGTGAACTACGGCTGCGAGGGATTCCTGGGCAGCTACGAGAAGGAAGCTCGCAATTACCCGTTCTTCTGCCGCGCCGGCGTGAACGTGGGATCCGTTCTTGCCAACGGTGACATTTCCGCATGCCCAAGCCTTCGTGGCGACTACATCCAGGGAAATATCTACAAGGATGACATCTGGGATGTTTGGCAGAACAAGTACCAGATCATGCGCGACCGCAAGTGGACACGCCTAGGCGACTGCAAGACCTGCAAGTACTGGCGTTACTGCGAAGGTTCCAGTCTCCATCTTCGCGATGAGAAAACCAAGGAACTTGCATACTGCCACGTAAAGCGTCTTGAAGATGCCGGGGCATAA